From a single Hymenobacter sp. YIM 151500-1 genomic region:
- a CDS encoding master DNA invertase Mpi family serine-type recombinase, whose product MIIAYVRVSTDRQTVENQRYEIQQYAQHHRLTIDKWLEETATGGGKMNDRKFGLLVKRLKRGDVLIVSELSRIGRNLMQIMSFLHDCMENDIQVFTVKERYELGNNINSKVLAFAFGLAAEIERTLISQRTKEALARKKAEGVVLGRPRGRKSEKLKLSGKEAKIQTLLQQQVSVSEIGRRLKVHRLTVSSYIKRMNLISPVQVKELAECSC is encoded by the coding sequence ATGATTATAGCCTACGTTCGAGTAAGCACGGACCGCCAAACAGTAGAAAACCAGCGCTACGAGATTCAGCAGTACGCCCAGCACCACCGCCTTACCATTGATAAGTGGCTGGAGGAAACCGCCACCGGAGGCGGCAAGATGAACGACAGAAAGTTTGGGTTGCTGGTTAAGCGCCTGAAGCGAGGGGATGTGCTTATCGTATCGGAACTATCGCGCATCGGCCGTAACCTGATGCAAATCATGAGCTTCCTGCATGACTGTATGGAGAACGATATTCAGGTCTTCACCGTGAAAGAGCGGTACGAGTTGGGCAACAACATCAACTCTAAAGTGCTAGCCTTCGCCTTCGGGTTGGCGGCAGAAATTGAACGAACCCTTATATCACAGCGCACGAAAGAAGCCTTGGCCCGCAAGAAGGCAGAAGGCGTGGTGCTGGGAAGGCCAAGGGGTAGAAAGTCTGAAAAACTAAAGCTCTCCGGAAAAGAAGCAAAGATTCAGACCCTGTTACAACAACAAGTTTCCGTTAGCGAGATTGGGCGACGCTTGAAAGTTCATCGTTTGACAGTTAGCAGCTATATCAAACGCATGAATCTGATCAGCCCAGTTCAAGTGAAGGAGTTGGCTGAGTGCTCCTGCTGA
- a CDS encoding TaqI-like C-terminal specificity domain-containing protein, translated as MRPLLRGRDIDPYHIRFADQWLIDTYNGKLVDVINPTTKQIRKVRVGRIDVVKDYPAIYQHLSSFGDEIRNRQDQGEHWTNLRNCAYAEEFASPKIIYPNMTSVLPFVYDKGAFYTNQKCFIITGERLGYLTAFFNSKLFRYCFKSNFPELPGVTRELSKVFFDQIPVKPVSDEQEAVFMSRVEWVQTAKQKGVDTTHIEEEIELLLADLYGLEAPERDAVTASTD; from the coding sequence ATACGACCCCTTCTTCGCGGCAGGGACATCGACCCCTACCACATCCGCTTCGCCGACCAATGGCTAATAGATACTTACAATGGCAAGCTGGTCGATGTAATAAATCCAACAACCAAGCAAATTCGCAAAGTACGTGTTGGTCGGATTGATGTTGTTAAGGACTACCCTGCTATTTACCAGCATCTTTCGTCGTTCGGTGACGAAATTAGAAACAGACAGGATCAGGGGGAGCATTGGACTAATCTGCGGAACTGCGCCTATGCAGAAGAGTTTGCCTCACCGAAGATCATCTACCCGAACATGACGTCGGTGCTGCCCTTCGTCTACGACAAAGGAGCGTTTTATACTAACCAGAAATGCTTCATCATCACTGGTGAGCGTTTAGGCTACCTAACGGCGTTTTTCAATTCAAAGCTTTTCCGCTACTGCTTCAAAAGCAACTTCCCAGAGTTACCAGGAGTTACACGCGAACTGAGCAAGGTGTTCTTTGATCAGATACCGGTAAAACCGGTATCTGATGAACAGGAAGCAGTATTCATGAGCAGGGTTGAATGGGTGCAAACGGCGAAACAGAAAGGTGTAGACACCACCCACATCGAAGAAGAAATTGAACTACTCTTAGCTGACCTCTACGGATTGGAAGCTCCTGAAAGGGATGCGGTAACAGCCTCTACAGATTGA
- a CDS encoding Eco57I restriction-modification methylase domain-containing protein: protein MPTHATSGLPNNQLKEYLRQPFSSNTWHETLLPHMFGREQIKWFPMPVPLEIEERYTAKVTGKRQLGVVQLGAADLFGAKSQLAVVEVELAPGTVDIARNRVGLRNMVFNLTDDQRADGLLAFFHDPTQPHAYRFSFLTQQSSLDEETGEVVTTSTNSKRYTYVLGQQEACSTATERLQMLAAQQPVAELKHVQDAFSVDKLNKEFFNRYKAHYERFWKYLALHHREVFLPGLPVPEKAAEKEKQEKPIRDFAKKLLGRLVFLHFLQRKGWLGCPTTTADWKGGNQSFLLDLYERFPEKEHFHSQALAELFFRTLNNPDRPNHSFQVGGMTQACRVPYLNGGLFDNDDAQAAALDFPAEFFKDLLEFFAQYNFTIDENRPDDHEVGIDPEMLGHIFENLLEENREKGAFYTPREIVQYMCQEALVEHLTRRLVPHGVSRADVVELVQHQNVTVPLRPHAQYADELLRDITVCDPAIGSGAFPMGMLQEIFSARRHLFPYLAHGLTFDPVQVKKHIIQHTIHGVDLERGAVDIARLRFWLALVVDEDRPHPLPNLDYKIMQGNSLLESFEGIPLHHVKPTHQVRAIYEPKTLVEGGQQLGFFQTSVAQQTKLDLVRQEAQQKQSEEMEELLDSYFNVGDGPQKNSPPKAELRRMISERIHQHLHYNVELELNQAHIRLAEAEKVLQTVRLDPKDTAAKRQQKERARAKQQRVVDSCQQIVERLEGIMQRLDKLQDSTERPYFLWHLYFRNVFEQGGFDIVIGNPPYIQLQKMGADCDLLQQAGYETFTRTGDIYALFYEKGYQMLKPGGCLAYITSNKWLRANYGEKLRTFFVEKTNPLTLLDFNDYQLFDNAVLLANIIVLTKDANQRQTAVCKINRDFGQLRALRPYLETRTVIESGFSSTSWVVMDGSKVKIKQKVEAQGVPLKNWSIKIFRGILTGLNPAFVVTSQKKDELIASDPKSAEIIRPLLRGRDIDPYHIRFADQWLLFIPWHFPLHRDASIKGSSTAAEEAFAAQYPAVYEHLASFKQQLSARNAAETGIRYEWYALQRFGSNYYEEFEKPKIIYPNMTSVLPFVYDKGAFYTNQKCFIITGERLGYLTAFFNSKLFRYCFKSNFPELPGVTRELSKVFFDQIPVKQPTSEQAAWFEQAVEQIQLAKRKGLDSSQLEATVEEQLCALYELDANELLEVINADDQSVEAVTASLSGASNP from the coding sequence ATGCCCACTCACGCTACTTCCGGCCTACCCAACAACCAGTTAAAAGAGTATCTGCGTCAACCTTTCAGTTCCAACACATGGCATGAAACGCTCTTGCCTCACATGTTCGGACGCGAGCAGATAAAGTGGTTTCCTATGCCGGTGCCGCTGGAGATAGAAGAGCGTTACACAGCAAAGGTGACCGGTAAACGCCAGCTTGGCGTGGTGCAGCTGGGAGCCGCTGATTTATTTGGAGCTAAATCTCAGCTGGCCGTAGTGGAAGTGGAGCTGGCACCTGGCACCGTAGATATTGCCCGCAACCGCGTGGGGCTGCGCAACATGGTGTTCAATCTAACGGACGACCAGCGCGCTGACGGGCTTTTGGCCTTTTTCCACGATCCTACTCAGCCCCACGCTTACCGCTTTAGCTTTCTTACCCAGCAAAGCAGCTTGGATGAGGAAACGGGAGAAGTCGTTACCACGTCTACCAACAGCAAGCGCTACACATACGTGCTGGGCCAGCAAGAGGCTTGCAGCACAGCCACGGAGCGGCTGCAGATGCTGGCAGCGCAACAGCCAGTAGCGGAGCTAAAGCACGTGCAAGATGCTTTCTCGGTCGATAAACTCAACAAAGAGTTCTTCAACCGCTACAAAGCGCACTACGAACGGTTCTGGAAGTACCTCGCGCTGCATCACCGCGAAGTGTTTTTGCCAGGCCTACCGGTACCCGAGAAGGCTGCGGAGAAAGAAAAGCAGGAGAAGCCCATCCGTGACTTCGCTAAAAAGCTGCTTGGCAGGTTGGTATTTCTGCATTTCCTGCAACGCAAAGGCTGGCTAGGTTGCCCTACTACCACAGCAGATTGGAAGGGAGGTAACCAAAGCTTCTTGCTCGACCTCTACGAGCGTTTTCCCGAAAAAGAACATTTTCATAGCCAAGCATTAGCCGAGCTGTTTTTCCGCACACTCAATAACCCTGACCGCCCTAACCACAGCTTTCAGGTTGGGGGCATGACCCAAGCTTGCCGGGTGCCTTACTTGAATGGTGGCTTGTTTGATAACGACGATGCGCAAGCAGCGGCGCTAGACTTCCCGGCTGAGTTCTTCAAAGACCTGTTGGAGTTTTTTGCGCAATACAACTTCACCATTGACGAAAACCGGCCAGATGACCACGAGGTAGGTATTGACCCGGAAATGTTGGGCCATATTTTTGAGAACCTACTGGAGGAAAACCGCGAGAAAGGGGCCTTCTACACGCCGCGCGAAATCGTGCAGTACATGTGCCAAGAAGCGCTGGTGGAGCATCTAACTCGGCGTTTGGTGCCTCATGGTGTTTCGAGGGCTGATGTAGTGGAACTGGTGCAGCACCAGAACGTGACGGTGCCGCTGCGGCCTCATGCCCAATACGCCGACGAACTGCTGCGCGACATTACGGTATGCGACCCGGCCATCGGCTCGGGGGCCTTCCCCATGGGGATGCTGCAGGAAATTTTCTCGGCGCGGCGCCATTTGTTTCCCTACCTGGCTCACGGCCTCACCTTCGACCCGGTACAGGTAAAAAAGCACATCATCCAGCATACCATCCACGGCGTGGACCTGGAGCGTGGTGCGGTGGATATAGCCCGGCTGCGCTTTTGGCTGGCGCTGGTGGTGGATGAGGACCGGCCTCACCCGTTGCCCAACCTGGATTACAAAATCATGCAGGGTAACTCATTATTGGAATCGTTCGAGGGTATTCCGCTGCACCACGTGAAGCCCACGCACCAAGTACGAGCCATCTACGAGCCCAAAACCTTGGTGGAAGGTGGACAACAGTTGGGCTTTTTTCAGACTTCGGTGGCTCAGCAAACCAAGTTAGACTTGGTGCGCCAGGAGGCTCAGCAGAAGCAAAGCGAGGAAATGGAAGAGTTGCTTGACAGCTACTTCAACGTGGGTGATGGCCCCCAAAAGAATTCACCACCGAAAGCCGAGTTGAGGCGGATGATTTCGGAGCGTATTCACCAGCACTTGCATTACAACGTAGAGCTGGAGCTGAACCAAGCACATATCAGGCTAGCAGAAGCCGAAAAGGTGCTGCAGACTGTTCGCTTGGACCCGAAGGATACGGCCGCAAAGCGCCAGCAGAAGGAACGGGCCCGCGCAAAACAGCAACGGGTGGTAGACTCATGTCAGCAGATCGTTGAACGCTTAGAGGGCATTATGCAGCGGCTGGATAAGCTCCAGGATAGCACCGAACGGCCCTATTTCTTGTGGCATCTGTACTTCCGTAATGTCTTTGAGCAGGGCGGGTTTGATATTGTCATCGGTAATCCGCCCTACATCCAGCTGCAGAAAATGGGCGCTGATTGCGACCTGTTGCAGCAAGCCGGCTACGAAACATTCACCCGGACGGGTGACATCTATGCCCTCTTCTACGAGAAAGGCTACCAGATGCTGAAGCCTGGTGGCTGCTTGGCGTACATCACCTCGAACAAGTGGCTTCGGGCCAACTACGGCGAGAAGCTGCGCACTTTCTTTGTGGAGAAAACGAACCCGCTTACGCTGCTCGACTTCAACGACTATCAGCTGTTCGACAACGCTGTTCTGTTGGCCAACATCATCGTGCTGACCAAGGATGCAAACCAACGTCAAACAGCCGTTTGCAAAATCAACCGGGACTTCGGGCAACTACGCGCCCTGCGGCCGTACTTGGAAACTCGCACGGTAATAGAAAGCGGCTTTTCTTCCACAAGCTGGGTTGTGATGGATGGCTCGAAGGTTAAAATAAAGCAGAAAGTAGAAGCACAGGGCGTACCACTGAAGAACTGGTCTATCAAAATCTTTAGGGGGATTTTGACAGGTTTAAACCCGGCATTTGTAGTAACCAGCCAGAAGAAGGACGAACTTATCGCGTCTGACCCCAAATCAGCCGAAATTATACGACCCCTTCTTCGCGGCAGGGACATCGACCCCTACCACATCCGCTTCGCCGACCAATGGCTGCTGTTCATCCCTTGGCACTTTCCCTTGCATCGAGATGCGAGCATTAAAGGCAGTTCTACTGCTGCTGAAGAGGCATTCGCTGCACAGTACCCCGCTGTGTATGAACACTTAGCTTCGTTTAAGCAACAGCTGAGTGCAAGAAATGCTGCTGAAACAGGCATTCGCTATGAATGGTATGCTCTACAACGTTTTGGATCTAACTACTACGAAGAGTTCGAGAAGCCGAAGATTATCTACCCGAACATGACGTCGGTGCTGCCCTTCGTCTACGACAAAGGAGCGTTTTATACTAACCAGAAATGCTTCATCATCACTGGTGAGCGTTTAGGCTACCTAACGGCGTTTTTCAATTCAAAGCTTTTCCGCTACTGCTTCAAAAGCAACTTCCCAGAGTTACCAGGAGTTACACGCGAACTGAGCAAGGTGTTCTTTGATCAGATACCCGTCAAGCAGCCCACAAGTGAACAGGCCGCTTGGTTTGAACAAGCTGTAGAGCAAATTCAATTGGCCAAGCGGAAAGGACTGGATAGCTCTCAGCTGGAAGCAACAGTTGAAGAGCAATTATGCGCCCTGTACGAACTTGACGCCAACGAGCTATTGGAGGTTATCAATGCTGATGATCAATCTGTAGAGGCTGTTACCGCATCCCTTTCAGGAGCTTCCAATCCGTAG
- a CDS encoding helicase-related protein, with protein sequence MNTKFFTNSEGNTLLAKFAGVLENTTVQAFDALVGYFRASGYFQIQKWLETVPEVRILVGINVDPLIQQAHHQGLHFMGKSGEAREEALKDFARDIQQAEYRKEVEDGIFWLVDRVASGQIKIKAHPSQRLHSKIYIFRPAPFNSHNSGSVITGSSNLSASGLAHNFEFNVELKDYADVAFATETFETLWRQSVDVLPADLTRTVREKTYLGDPNAPITPFELYVKLLVEYFGKAVEYDPSAAADLPQGFKRLKYQIDAVNDGYRKMKDHFGFFLADVVGLGKTIVGTLIARQYLIHLHTTEYIGRALIITPPALESNWREAIRKFSFTNIGHYDVLTNGSLHKLPHPAEDYDLIIVDEAHKFRNDTAGMYGELQKLCKTPTRRRVTSGALAGQLDRKRVILISATPLNNRPQDIANLVYLFQDAKDSTLEVGNLQHFFRQQIDAYDKLRRQENTALVRAGIKQVYAAIRDKVLEPIIVRRTRTDLRAHPEYKEDLKEQGIKFPHVGKPHKILYQLPPKLEALFDRTIFVLAHELTYNRYRAIQHLTEPKKSKYRYADRISQSLAHIMRTLLVKRIDSSFHAFRNSLGKFCDATQAMVTMFEQGKIYIAPSLSVTEYVLEGREEELEALLLSQQLSDPSIEICTPEDFVPGFLGGLQRDLSLLRELTSAWEEVKGFDPKLDEFLTQLEPELFDKQRNRNQQLVIFSEAKDTTSYLANRLQEHSTRRVLVVDGSNRAALMPVVRANFDANLPKEQRANDYDIIIATEVLAEGINLHRANVIVNYDTPWNSTRLMQRIGRVNRIGTEADEIFVHNFFPTAQVNSNIELERKAFMKLQAFHEALGEDSEVYSPEEETNSFGLFDKNPEEERDLRLNYLLWLRKFREENNAEFRRIKQLPLRARTARTDRKEPVVGSTLLYLRNPLRDVFYACKPDGQLEEKSFLEAVKLFEATPDEAPHSLPESHHQQVRAATEAFARQIQLEAARPMALTPTKLPPNEKKALDFLDACLKVVHLDPEETQRIRAAKQAISKGQFQQLQRDVNKLQAAHKKAKFKIPVLLSQLMHILQGYPLEAEPTSPPVSIVAEPSPAEAVPATAVILPRIIISESFV encoded by the coding sequence ATGAATACAAAGTTCTTTACCAACTCGGAAGGAAACACTCTTCTAGCCAAGTTTGCAGGCGTACTTGAAAACACTACTGTTCAGGCTTTCGATGCATTAGTAGGCTACTTCCGTGCTTCGGGTTACTTCCAAATACAAAAGTGGCTGGAGACTGTACCAGAAGTACGTATACTGGTTGGTATCAACGTGGACCCGCTTATACAGCAAGCGCATCACCAAGGTCTACATTTTATGGGTAAGTCTGGGGAAGCACGCGAAGAAGCCTTGAAGGACTTCGCCCGCGACATTCAGCAAGCAGAATATAGAAAGGAGGTTGAAGACGGCATTTTCTGGCTGGTAGACCGTGTTGCGTCGGGGCAAATCAAGATTAAGGCACATCCTAGCCAACGCTTACACTCAAAAATCTACATTTTCCGCCCAGCGCCTTTCAATTCACATAACTCTGGTTCCGTTATCACTGGCTCCAGTAACCTGAGCGCGTCGGGGCTAGCACATAATTTTGAGTTCAACGTCGAACTGAAGGATTACGCTGATGTGGCTTTTGCCACGGAAACCTTCGAAACCCTATGGCGCCAGTCAGTTGATGTATTGCCAGCTGACTTGACGCGCACTGTGCGGGAGAAGACCTATCTGGGTGACCCTAACGCGCCCATTACGCCGTTTGAGTTGTACGTTAAGCTCTTGGTGGAATACTTCGGAAAAGCGGTAGAGTATGACCCGAGTGCAGCCGCTGATTTGCCACAGGGCTTCAAGCGCCTGAAGTACCAGATTGATGCCGTAAACGACGGCTACCGCAAGATGAAAGACCATTTTGGCTTCTTCTTGGCTGATGTAGTGGGTCTAGGCAAAACTATTGTGGGCACACTGATTGCCCGGCAATACCTCATTCACTTGCACACGACTGAATACATCGGTCGGGCACTCATCATTACCCCTCCCGCTCTCGAATCCAACTGGCGAGAGGCAATCCGCAAGTTCAGCTTTACCAACATCGGGCACTACGATGTGCTCACCAATGGAAGCTTGCACAAGCTTCCACATCCGGCCGAAGACTACGACCTTATCATCGTGGACGAAGCTCATAAGTTTCGTAACGACACTGCCGGCATGTATGGCGAGTTGCAAAAGCTTTGCAAGACACCAACGCGTCGTCGCGTTACCTCAGGTGCTTTAGCTGGCCAGCTTGACCGCAAGCGCGTAATTCTTATTTCGGCTACCCCTCTCAACAATCGGCCGCAGGATATAGCCAACCTTGTTTACCTGTTCCAAGACGCGAAAGACTCGACGCTGGAAGTAGGCAACCTGCAGCACTTTTTCCGCCAGCAGATCGATGCTTACGATAAGCTGCGTAGACAAGAAAACACCGCTTTGGTTAGAGCGGGCATCAAGCAAGTGTATGCCGCTATACGCGACAAAGTTTTGGAACCCATTATTGTGCGGCGCACTCGCACTGACTTACGGGCGCACCCTGAATACAAGGAAGACCTGAAGGAGCAGGGAATAAAATTCCCGCACGTAGGCAAACCGCATAAGATTCTTTACCAGCTACCGCCCAAGCTGGAAGCACTGTTTGATCGTACTATTTTCGTTCTGGCCCATGAGCTGACATACAACCGTTACCGGGCCATTCAACACCTTACCGAGCCTAAAAAGAGCAAGTACCGCTACGCAGACCGCATTTCGCAGTCACTAGCGCACATCATGCGGACGCTGCTAGTCAAACGCATTGACAGCAGCTTCCATGCGTTTCGTAACTCGCTAGGCAAGTTTTGTGATGCCACGCAGGCCATGGTTACCATGTTCGAACAGGGCAAAATCTATATTGCTCCTAGTTTGTCGGTTACCGAATACGTACTGGAAGGCAGAGAAGAGGAGCTAGAAGCCCTGCTGCTGAGCCAACAGCTGAGTGACCCCAGTATTGAGATTTGCACACCTGAAGATTTTGTCCCTGGTTTCTTAGGAGGGCTACAGCGCGACCTAAGCTTGTTGCGCGAACTGACTTCGGCCTGGGAAGAAGTCAAGGGGTTTGATCCTAAACTAGATGAGTTTCTGACGCAGCTGGAGCCGGAGCTTTTCGATAAGCAACGCAACCGAAATCAACAGCTGGTTATTTTCTCGGAAGCAAAGGATACCACGTCTTACCTCGCTAATAGGCTGCAAGAGCACTCTACGCGTCGGGTACTGGTGGTAGATGGCAGCAACCGGGCTGCACTTATGCCGGTTGTTCGAGCAAATTTTGATGCGAACTTACCCAAAGAACAACGCGCTAACGACTACGATATTATCATCGCCACGGAGGTTTTGGCTGAAGGCATCAACCTGCACCGCGCTAATGTTATTGTCAATTATGATACCCCTTGGAATTCAACGCGCTTGATGCAACGCATTGGACGTGTAAACCGAATTGGTACTGAAGCCGACGAAATATTCGTACATAACTTTTTCCCGACCGCGCAAGTCAACTCAAACATCGAGTTGGAACGGAAAGCGTTCATGAAGCTGCAGGCTTTTCACGAAGCACTGGGCGAAGACAGCGAAGTGTATTCACCGGAGGAAGAAACCAACTCTTTCGGGCTGTTTGACAAGAACCCTGAAGAAGAACGGGACTTACGCTTGAACTACTTGCTTTGGCTACGCAAGTTCCGCGAGGAAAATAACGCCGAATTCCGCCGCATCAAGCAGTTACCACTTCGGGCCCGCACTGCTCGGACGGACCGTAAAGAGCCTGTTGTCGGCTCGACACTGTTGTATTTGCGGAACCCATTGCGCGACGTTTTTTACGCCTGCAAGCCGGATGGGCAATTAGAGGAAAAGTCGTTTCTGGAAGCAGTAAAGCTATTTGAGGCAACACCCGACGAAGCTCCTCACTCACTACCGGAGAGTCATCACCAGCAAGTACGTGCCGCTACCGAAGCCTTTGCACGACAAATACAACTAGAGGCAGCCCGGCCTATGGCGCTGACCCCAACCAAGCTCCCCCCCAACGAGAAAAAGGCGTTGGACTTTCTAGATGCCTGTCTCAAAGTAGTACACCTAGACCCGGAGGAAACGCAACGCATCAGAGCAGCCAAGCAAGCTATATCCAAGGGACAGTTTCAACAGCTGCAGCGCGATGTAAACAAACTGCAGGCGGCTCACAAAAAAGCCAAGTTCAAAATACCAGTGTTGCTAAGCCAACTAATGCACATCCTGCAGGGCTACCCGTTGGAAGCGGAACCAACTTCACCTCCTGTTTCGATTGTTGCGGAACCTTCACCGGCTGAGGCCGTCCCCGCAACGGCCGTAATCTTGCCGCGCATCATCATTTCTGAATCCTTTGTGTAG
- a CDS encoding PD-(D/E)XK nuclease-like domain-containing protein — protein sequence MLEPTQYARTQERSIRWADLETLARQVRRQRYCRDVLYRGRAGRQLTLIDFKTTSSPDLPHFLATIEKYDYDRQAALYLDALGATRLLIIGVRKKAPHEVWRVELTNMLGLVGQGRKKYQRLLRAHAGALTNGSFTPATARLAA from the coding sequence GTGCTGGAACCAACCCAGTACGCCCGCACCCAGGAGCGCAGCATCCGCTGGGCCGACCTCGAAACCCTGGCCCGCCAGGTGCGCCGCCAGCGCTACTGCCGCGACGTGCTCTACCGCGGCCGCGCCGGCCGCCAGCTTACGCTCATCGACTTCAAAACCACCAGCTCCCCCGACCTGCCCCACTTCCTTGCCACCATCGAGAAGTACGACTACGACCGCCAAGCCGCCTTGTACCTGGATGCCCTGGGCGCTACCCGCTTGCTCATCATCGGCGTGCGGAAAAAGGCCCCGCACGAGGTCTGGCGCGTGGAGTTGACGAACATGCTGGGCTTGGTGGGGCAAGGCCGCAAAAAGTACCAGCGCCTGCTGCGCGCCCACGCCGGGGCCCTGACCAACGGCAGCTTCACACCAGCCACTGCCCGCTTAGCAGCTTAG